One window from the genome of Crassostrea angulata isolate pt1a10 chromosome 2, ASM2561291v2, whole genome shotgun sequence encodes:
- the LOC128174272 gene encoding uncharacterized protein K02A2.6-like, with product MDLFEFNGHQYLLSVDFYSKWPEIAKLEQPNSSCVIQHLKSLFARYGIPDEALSDNGPQFASAEFRKFAQEYEFRHLTSSPHFPQSNGQVERMVQTIKHLLEKAKDPYLAILDYRNTPFEELGLSPAQLFLARRLRTKLPVSATLLKPQNAEFVKESLKTRQAKQKRKFDKHVPKSDLKPLIPGEKVLIKHNDQWIHGSVAEKHELPRSYVVKGNNGRKYRRNRRDLRPTNSNPAEVREKEENLEITPFLDHAAQHGSMDRVDRKPERKRTIGNTEEIQKDAPQKIQSPVKTRSGREIKLPSRFRD from the coding sequence ATGGATTTGTTTGAATTCAATGGACACCAGTATCTCCTGTCAGTAGACTTTTATTCAAAATGGCCAGAGATAGCGAAACTGGAACAGCCTAACTCCAGTTGTGTGATTCAACATCTAAAGAGCCTGTTCGCACGATATGGTATTCCTGATGAAGCCTTGTCTGATAATGGACCTCAGTTTGCTAGTGCTGAATTTAGGAAATTTGCCCAAGAGTATGAATTTCGCCACTTGACGTCTAGTCCCCATTTTCCCCAATCAAATGGACAAGTTGAACGAATGGTTCAAACAATCAAACACTTACTCGAAAAAGCAAAGGACCCTTACCTGGCAATCTTGGATTATAGGAACACACCTTTTGAAGAACTTGGATTATCGCCAGCTCAGTTATTTCTAGCGAGACGATTAAGGACAAAGTTACCTGTATCAGCTACACTTTTGAAACCACAAAACGCTGAATTTGTCAAAGAAAGCTTAAAGACTCGCCAGGCCAAGCAGAAGAGGAAATTTGATAAACATGTTCCAAAATCTGACTTGAAACCATTGATTCCAGGAGAAAAGGTTCTGATCAAACACAATGATCAGTGGATACATGGATCAGTTGCAGAGAAACATGAATTGCCACGTTCATATGTAGTTAAGGGAAACAATGGCAGGAAATATCGCAGAAATAGAAGGGACTTAAGGCCAACGAACTCTAATCCTGCAGAAGTGAGGGAAAAAGAAGAAAACCTGGAAATTACACCATTCCTGGATCATGCCGCCCAACATGGATCGATGGATCGTGTGGATAGGAAACCCGAGAGGAAACGTACTATTGGTAACACAGAGGAGATACAGAAGGACGCGCCTCAAAAGATTCAGAGTCCAGTGAAGACCAGGTCGGGACGTGAAATCAAACTTCCATCAAGATTCCGTGATTAG
- the LOC128170436 gene encoding uncharacterized protein LOC128170436 isoform X1, whose amino-acid sequence MQTPELQNSFFVGDPGFQCHHISVLTSDRFWVNNDTMLFLTSSEGDILFDVEDFHGGLQSSAFTGGVHTVNSKQELFYLNRRFNIKKLSNDMKTKTTFVKRTNFLQTPRCMYSSRRTGDLLVGTITGIVNRYNQSGELIQSIKDNAQGQNLYKKPIYLTENNNGDIVVSDLLNGVVVTDYHGRHRFSFSMHPNGRVVRPFGICTDELSHIIVYDNNNLTLLVIDKNGNFIRDLYIEAIEPQWFSHEFGMYRRDVTPLCLSYDVTTHRLWVGTCNANKLYIYQHITGQNAFNEIDEWEDSEILKQKKALKARRIFKDEEILKKHLSISGYIHGTKNGLEVVKVFLRYDDKIAKLEIKDNILEGLKEEFIIIPKRIKELKKKLTSITKKENSTPGVDVVEMNRVRRIISNRASYLYKKHSDVFGLRISNVRCVDGKFKQEPCIVIYCLDKSFIPSGENKLPETLEGYPCDIRENIIMFGGGASIGSSIGIPYNGSWGSVGFLVKSNVPSLIPVSGFLTAAHVAIKELDKLHDEKALLSECKQRKRCEFAKQTHFIVQPAWPHSDGGKPVGEVVESFCGNYKPYGEGKYNPSFGMDAAFIKTYPPMPEVKEESIMEVMDGNSLIYGRSTKVLKRGQVTGETHGILISNTASIAIRSESNNEYVYQFDNCYEIRSEQSEPFFKKGDSGSAVFVHEGNELKPLGIAFAYSADETTCACRIDQIVQAFNLSIYQEEEDMDTQDD is encoded by the exons ATGCAAACACCTGAGTTACAGAACTCTTTTTTCGTCGGGGATCCTGGGTTTCAATGCCATCACATTTCGGTTCTTACTTCAGACCGATTCTGGGTAAATAATGACACAATGCTTTTTTTGACAAGCTCTGAAGGTGACATTCTTTTTGACGTGGAAGACTTTCATGGTGGTTTACAAAGCTCTGCATTTACTGGGGGTGTGCACACAGTAAACAGTAAGcaggaattattttatttaaatcgacgcttcaatattaaaaaactttcaaatgatatgaaaacaaaaacgaCATTTGTAAAAAGAACAAACTTTTTACAGACACCAAGATGTATGTATTCGTCCCGTCGCACTGGCGATCTACTGGTTGGTACCATAACGGGTATTGTTAACCGGTACAACCAATCAGGAGAACTGATACAGTCGATTAAAGACAATGCACAGGGACAGAATCTGTATAAAAAACCAATTTATCTCACTGAAAACAACAACGGGGATATTGTAGTGTCTGATTTGCTAAATGGTGTGGTGGTGACAGATTACCATGGACGGCATCGTTTCTCCTTCAGCATGCATCCAAATGGAAGAGTTGTAAGGCCTTTTGGAATTTGCACCGATGAGTTGTCACACATTATCGTGTATGATAACAATAACCTTACATTATTAGTTATCGATAAAAACGGGAATTTCATACGTGATTTGTATATTGAAGCAATTGAGCCACAATGGTTTTCACATGAATTTGGAATGTATCGAAGGGATGTTACTCCATTATGCCTCAGTTACGATGTCACTACTCATCGTCTTTGGGTCGGAACATGCAATGCTAACAAGCTGTACATTTACCAGCATATTACTGGACAGAACGCATTCAATg AAATCGATGAATGGGAAGATTCAGAAATTCTAAAACAGAAAAAGGCATTAAAAGCCCGAAGGATTTTTAAAGACGAGgagattttgaaaaaacacCTGTCTATCAGCGGATACATACATGGTACTAAAAACGGACTTGAAGTAGTTAAAGTTTTTCTACGATACGATGACAAAATTGCAAAATTGGAGATAAAGGACAATATCTTGGAGGGACTTAAAGAGGAATTTATCATCATTCCTAAAcgaataaaagaattaaaaaaaaagctgacttcaattacaaaaaaagaaaattctacTCCTGGAGTTGATGTTGTAGAAATGAATCGTGTACGTAGAATAATAAGTAACCGAGCATCATATCTATATAAAAAACATTCAGACGTATTTGGACTTCGGATAAGTAATGTAAGATGCGTTGACGGCAAGTTTAAGCAAGAGCCATGCATTGTTATATATTGTTTAGACAAATCGTTCATACCATCCGGCGAAAACAAATTACCAGAAACACTAGAAGGATATCCTTGTGATATACGAGAAAACATTATCATGTTTGGAGGAGGAGCAAGTATAGGATCTAGCATCGGGATTCCATACAATGGATCATGGGGTTCTGTCGGATTTCTGGTTAAATCAAATGTTCCATCCTTGATACCTGTTTCTGGTTTTCTCACAGCAGCTCACGTAGCAATCAAAGAATTAGACAAACTACACGACGAAAAAGCATTACTTTCAGAATGCAAGCAAAGAAAACGCTGTGAATTTGCCAAACAAACTCATTTTATTGTGCAGCCAGCATGGCCACATAGCGACGGTGGTAAACCTGTTGGAGAAGTTGTAGAATCGTTCTGTGGAAACTATAAACCATATGGAGAAGGAAAATATAACCCTTCTTTTGGAATGGACGCAGCTTTTATAAAGACATACCCTCCAATGCCAGAAG TTAAGGAAGAAAGCATCATGGAAGTCATGGATGGAAACAGTTTAATTTATGGCAGATCCACAAAAGTATTAAAAAGGGGGCAAGTGACTGGAGAAACCCATGGGATTTTAATAAGTAACACCGCCTCAATTGCTATAAGAAGTGAATCAAACAATGAATATGTATATCAGTTCGATAACTGCTACGAAATAAGAAGTGAACAAAGCGAAccgttttttaaaaaaggagatTCTGGTTCTGCTGTTTTTGTGCATGAAGGCAACGAACTAAAACCCCTTGGAATTGCATTTGCCTATAGTGCTGATGAAACAACATGTGCATGCAGGATAGACCAGATTGTTCAGGCTTTCAATCTGTCTATTTATCAGGAGGAAGAAGATATGGACACACAGGATGATTGA
- the LOC128170436 gene encoding uncharacterized protein LOC128170436 isoform X2 has product MQTPELQNSFFVGDPGFQCHHISVLTSDRFWVNNDTMLFLTSSEGDILFDVEDFHGGLQSSAFTGGVHTVNSKQELFYLNRRFNIKKLSNDMKTKTTFVKRTNFLQTPRCMYSSRRTGDLLVGTITGIVNRYNQSGELIQSIKDNAQGQNLYKKPIYLTENNNGDIVVSDLLNGVVVTDYHGRHRFSFSMHPNGRVVRPFGICTDELSHIIVYDNNNLTLLVIDKNGNFIRDLYIEAIEPQWFSHEFGMYRRDVTPLCLSYDVTTHRLWVGTCNANKLYIYQHITGQNAFNEIDEWEDSEILKQKKALKARRIFKDEEILKKHLSISGYIHGTKNGLEVVKVFLRYDDKIAKLEIKDNILEGLKEEFIIIPKRIKELKKKLTSITKKENSTPGVDVVEMNRVRRIISNRASYLYKKHSDVFGLRISNVRCVDGKFKQEPCIVIYCLDKSFIPSGENKLPETLEGYPCDIRENIIMFGGGASIGSSIGIPYNGSWGSVGFLVKSNVPSLIPVSGFLTAAHVAIKELDKLHDEKALLSECKQRKRCEFAKQTHFIVQPAWPHSDGGKPVGEVVESFCGNYKPYGEGKYNPSFGMDAAFIKTYPPMPEETIRRGNRRPPKAHQ; this is encoded by the exons ATGCAAACACCTGAGTTACAGAACTCTTTTTTCGTCGGGGATCCTGGGTTTCAATGCCATCACATTTCGGTTCTTACTTCAGACCGATTCTGGGTAAATAATGACACAATGCTTTTTTTGACAAGCTCTGAAGGTGACATTCTTTTTGACGTGGAAGACTTTCATGGTGGTTTACAAAGCTCTGCATTTACTGGGGGTGTGCACACAGTAAACAGTAAGcaggaattattttatttaaatcgacgcttcaatattaaaaaactttcaaatgatatgaaaacaaaaacgaCATTTGTAAAAAGAACAAACTTTTTACAGACACCAAGATGTATGTATTCGTCCCGTCGCACTGGCGATCTACTGGTTGGTACCATAACGGGTATTGTTAACCGGTACAACCAATCAGGAGAACTGATACAGTCGATTAAAGACAATGCACAGGGACAGAATCTGTATAAAAAACCAATTTATCTCACTGAAAACAACAACGGGGATATTGTAGTGTCTGATTTGCTAAATGGTGTGGTGGTGACAGATTACCATGGACGGCATCGTTTCTCCTTCAGCATGCATCCAAATGGAAGAGTTGTAAGGCCTTTTGGAATTTGCACCGATGAGTTGTCACACATTATCGTGTATGATAACAATAACCTTACATTATTAGTTATCGATAAAAACGGGAATTTCATACGTGATTTGTATATTGAAGCAATTGAGCCACAATGGTTTTCACATGAATTTGGAATGTATCGAAGGGATGTTACTCCATTATGCCTCAGTTACGATGTCACTACTCATCGTCTTTGGGTCGGAACATGCAATGCTAACAAGCTGTACATTTACCAGCATATTACTGGACAGAACGCATTCAATg AAATCGATGAATGGGAAGATTCAGAAATTCTAAAACAGAAAAAGGCATTAAAAGCCCGAAGGATTTTTAAAGACGAGgagattttgaaaaaacacCTGTCTATCAGCGGATACATACATGGTACTAAAAACGGACTTGAAGTAGTTAAAGTTTTTCTACGATACGATGACAAAATTGCAAAATTGGAGATAAAGGACAATATCTTGGAGGGACTTAAAGAGGAATTTATCATCATTCCTAAAcgaataaaagaattaaaaaaaaagctgacttcaattacaaaaaaagaaaattctacTCCTGGAGTTGATGTTGTAGAAATGAATCGTGTACGTAGAATAATAAGTAACCGAGCATCATATCTATATAAAAAACATTCAGACGTATTTGGACTTCGGATAAGTAATGTAAGATGCGTTGACGGCAAGTTTAAGCAAGAGCCATGCATTGTTATATATTGTTTAGACAAATCGTTCATACCATCCGGCGAAAACAAATTACCAGAAACACTAGAAGGATATCCTTGTGATATACGAGAAAACATTATCATGTTTGGAGGAGGAGCAAGTATAGGATCTAGCATCGGGATTCCATACAATGGATCATGGGGTTCTGTCGGATTTCTGGTTAAATCAAATGTTCCATCCTTGATACCTGTTTCTGGTTTTCTCACAGCAGCTCACGTAGCAATCAAAGAATTAGACAAACTACACGACGAAAAAGCATTACTTTCAGAATGCAAGCAAAGAAAACGCTGTGAATTTGCCAAACAAACTCATTTTATTGTGCAGCCAGCATGGCCACATAGCGACGGTGGTAAACCTGTTGGAGAAGTTGTAGAATCGTTCTGTGGAAACTATAAACCATATGGAGAAGGAAAATATAACCCTTCTTTTGGAATGGACGCAGCTTTTATAAAGACATACCCTCCAATGCCAGAAG aaacAATACGTAGGGGAAACAGGAGACCTCCGAAGGCGCACCAATAA
- the LOC128174273 gene encoding uncharacterized protein K02A2.6-like → MASDKEPNPKMAWESQDLPSAFKSFKAHCEFMFGGPLKGKSEEQQCNYLMLWVGEKGRNIYSTWNLQGDDKKTLKVYFDRFEQYCKPKSNVIYARYKFKCRTQDEEETFEQFYTDLKVLFNDCGYNPDIEDEMLRDHIVFGVKSKKVREKLINEGSELTLQKCTDIVRTFELSQKQLKSMNSSGEDPNVNVIVKKKPQAVKPRAFKAKQKKCSRCGYEHFYKDRCPAIGQLCNLCQKPDHFASMCKTKTQSYSHKHVKTKEYHKQKKKVNMVQEISSDTDSESDEESDTSAEIFMGMIHEVNSVNPESDWTVNCKVNDHSVTMHVDTGAKCNVVSRNVLQRLKFSETIQRSEAVLKSFSGHTMKSTGLVVLPCIFHHETFNIPFEVVDIKTPTILGSETSQQIGLVQQMFSVAQFETQASQNLTEQLIRKNYSDLFIGVGRLPGKHKIHLKEDVQPVVHPPRRISVALRQKVKDKLRTMEKDGIIIRQIEPTEWVNSLVTVIKPNGSVRLCLDPRDLNKAIRRPHYPMLTIEEIVTRMPNAKYFSKLDATSGFWQIQLDEDSSKLCTFNSPLGRFRFLRMPFGLNCASEIYQSVMSRMVEDIDGAEVIVDDILVWGETLKEHDERLKKVLERAKDYNLKLSSTKCEFRRKEVTYVGHVLSSEGLKADPEKIRAVTEMTPPTNKKDLRKFMGFIQYLAKFLPNLSQESAPLRQLLSKDVAWHWDGNKQKSFQKLKEMVTNTPVLTYFDPEKTVLLTVDSSSTGLGAAIIQDGKPIAFGSRALTTTQQKYSQLEKETLAIVYGCQKFHQYVYGRRIQVETDHKPLQSIFRKPLHDIPARLQKMVLTLQCYDLDVTYKPGNTLVVADHLSRNYLKETTERLVDEFSVNALSYLPLSPGKYAELQKSASADLEMILLSKAILEGWPESRDQLPVEIRTYWNYRDELACIDGLIYKGLRLVIPQTCRKEMLARIHESHLGIVKCKAMAREVMFWPSMGSYIEDIISKCSICATHQRQNPRKVLFLIKYQTDLGLK, encoded by the coding sequence ATGGCATCGGACAAGGAGCCAAATCCGAAGATGGCCTGGGAATCTCAGGACCTCCCGAGTGCATTTAAGTCATTCAAAGCTCACTGTGAATTTATGTTTGGTGGACCTCTCAAAGGGAAATCGGAGGAACAACAGTGCAATTACCTGATGTTATGGGTAGGTGAAAAGGGCAGAAACATTTATTCGACTTGGAATCTGCAGGGTGATGacaagaaaactttaaaagtttattttgacCGTTTTGAACAATATTGCAAGCCTAAATCTAATGTGATATATGCACGTTACAAGTTCAAGTGTCGCACTCAAGATGAAGAAGAAACTTTTGAACAGTTTTATACCGATTTGAAAGTGTTGTTCAATGACTGTGGTTATAATCCTGATATTGAGGATGAGATGTTGAGAGATCACATTGTGTTTGGTGTGAAATCAAAGAAAGTTCGTGAAAAACTCATTAATGAAGGATCAGAGCTGACCCTACAGAAATGTACAGACATTGTAAGAACATTTGAGCTGTCACAGAAGCAATTGAAATCTATGAATTCATCAGGGGAAGACCCTAATGTGAATGTCATTGTAAAGAAGAAGCCGCAAGCAGTCAAACCTCGCGCATTCAAGGCAAAACAGAAGAAGTGTTCCCGATGTGGATACGAACATTTCTATAAAGATAGATGTCCTGCTATTGGTCAGTTGTGTAATTTGTGTCAGAAGCCTGACCATTTCGCAAGTATGTGCAAAACTAAAACACAGTCATACTCCCACAAGCATGTTAAAACCAAAGAATATCATAAACAGAAGAAGAAAGTGAATATGGTACAAgaaatatcatcagatacagacagtgaaaGTGACGAAGAAAGTGATACATCTGCTGAAATATTTATGGGCATGATACATGAAGTTAACTCTGTAAATCCAGAATCGGACTGGACAGTAAACTGTAAAGTGAATGACCATAGTGTAACAATGCATGTGGACACTGGAGCCAAATGTAATGTCGTTAGCCGGAATGTTCTACAGCGCCTGAAATTCAGTGAAACAATACAGAGATCAGAAGCCGTATTGAAAAGTTTCAGTGGACATACCATGAAATCCACAGGATTAGTAGTACTTCCATGCATATTTCACCATGAAACATTCAACATTCCATTTGAAGTTGTAGACATCAAAACTCCAACAATACTTGGATCAGAGACAAGTCAACAGATAGGACTAGTTCAGCAGATGTTTAGTGTGGCACAATTTGAAACACAGGCCTCACAAAACCTTACCGAACAGTTGATACGCAAGAACTATTCAGATTTATTCATTGGTGTTGGTCGTTTACCTGGCAAACACAAGATACACTTGAAGGAGGATGTGCAACCAGTCGTCCATCCACCGAGACGTATCTCAGTAGCACTTCGTCAAAAGGTGAAGGACAAACTTAGAACCATGGAGAAAGACGGAATCATTATTCGGCAGATAGAGCCAACTGAGTGGGTCAACAGTCTTGTTACAGTCATAAAACCCAATGGTTCAGTGAGACTTTGCCTTGATCCTAGAGATCTCAACAAAGCCATAAGAAGACCCCATTATCCTATGCTTACCATTGAGGAAATTGTCACTCGCATGCCAAATGCCAAGTACTTCTCCAAGTTGGATGCAACTTCCGGTTTTTGGCAGATTCAGCTGGACGAGGACAGTTCCAAACTTTGTACATTTAACTCACCACTTGGAAGATTCAGATTCTTAAGGATGCCATTTGGTCTAAACTGTGCATCGGAAATATACCAAAGTGTGATGTCACGAATGGTGGAAGACATTGACGGTGCTGAAGTCATCGTTGACGATATTCTTGTGTGGGGTGAAACTCTAAAAGAACATGACGAAAGATTAAAGAAAGTCTTAGAACGAGCAAAAGACTATAATTTGAAATTGAGTTCCACAAAATGTGAATTCCGCAGAAAGGAAGTGACCTATGTTGGACATGTTCTCAGTAGTGAGGGACTCAAGGCAGATCCAGAGAAGATCCGGGCCGTGACAGAAATGACACCGCCAACTAACAAAAAGGACCTAAGGAAATTCATGGGATTCATTCAGTATCTTGCAAAATTTCTTCCAAACTTGTCTCAGGAATCGGCACCCTTAAGACAATTACTCTCTAAGGATGTTGCATGGCATTGGGATGGAAACAAGCAGAAAAGTTTCCAGAAACTGAAGGAGATGGTAACCAATACTCCAGTTTTGACATATTTTGATCCTGAAAAAACAGTCTTACTTACCGTGGACAGCAGCTCAACAGGTCTTGGAGCAGCAATAATTCAAGATGGTAAACCAATTGCATTTGGATCCAGAGCTTTGACTACAACACAGCAGAAGTACTCACAGTTGGAAAAGGAGACCCTAGCTATAGTTTATGGCTGTCAGAAATTTCACCAGTATGTCTATGGAAGACGAATTCAAGTTGAAACTGACCACAAACCTCTTCAGTCTATCTTCCGTAAACCATTACATGACATTCCAGCCCGACTGCAGAAAATGGTTCTTACATTACAATGTTATGACTTGGATGTAACATACAAACCTGGGAATACTCTTGTTGTAGCTGATCATCTATCCAGAAATTACTTGAAAGAGACAACAGAGAGGTTAGTTGATGAATTCTCCGTCAATGCTTTGTCGTACTTACCCCTATCACCTGGAAAGTATGCAGAATTACAAAAATCAGCTTCCGCAGATCTTGAAATGATTCTACTCAGTAAAGCTATTCTAGAAGGATGGCCAGAGAGTCGCGATCAACTTCCCGTGGAAATACGCACCTACTGGAATTACAGAGATGAACTTGCATGCATAGATGGCTTGATCTACAAAGGTCTTAGACTAGTGATACCACAAACCTGTCGTAAGGAAATGTTAGCGAGGATACACGAATCTCATTTAGGCATTGTAAAATGCAAAGCAATGGCACGTGAAGTCATGTTTTGGCCATCAATGGGAAGTTACATTGAAGATATTATCTCCAAATGCAGCATTTGTGCTACCCATCAACGACAAAATCCAAGAAAAGTCTTATTCCTCATAAAATACCAGACCGACCTTGGTCTAAAATAG